In the genome of Olsenella profusa DSM 13989, one region contains:
- the ruvC gene encoding crossover junction endodeoxyribonuclease RuvC has protein sequence MVILGIDPGLAHTGWGIIETRGATCRTRAYGCIASDTSLDLARRLGRIYDEVSRVIVAYAPSELAIEKVFFGENTRSAIATAHARGAAIVACAEAGLQMGEYTPMQIKQAVVGTGSADKRQVIFMVRTILSLDHDPRPDHCADALAAAVCHANLTTTQRVARNVASVAVFEAEQAQRDQARKRASEETAAATAAAVALRSAGPQARPAVSRARQSRRSTQ, from the coding sequence ATGGTTATCCTCGGCATAGACCCAGGCCTCGCCCATACGGGCTGGGGGATCATCGAGACGCGTGGTGCGACCTGCCGGACGCGCGCCTATGGGTGCATCGCAAGTGACACGTCTCTCGACCTCGCACGCCGTCTGGGGAGGATCTACGACGAGGTCTCGCGGGTCATCGTCGCCTACGCACCTTCAGAGCTCGCCATAGAGAAGGTCTTCTTTGGCGAGAACACGCGCTCCGCCATCGCGACGGCACACGCGCGCGGTGCCGCCATCGTCGCGTGCGCCGAGGCGGGGCTGCAGATGGGGGAGTACACCCCCATGCAGATCAAGCAGGCCGTGGTGGGTACGGGCTCTGCCGACAAGCGCCAGGTCATCTTCATGGTGCGCACCATCCTCTCCCTCGACCACGACCCACGCCCCGACCACTGTGCCGACGCGCTCGCGGCGGCGGTGTGCCATGCCAACCTCACCACCACCCAGCGCGTCGCCCGCAACGTTGCCTCCGTCGCGGTCTTCGAGGCCGAGCAGGCGCAACGCGACCAGGCACGCAAACGGGCCAGCGAGGAGACCGCCGCCGCCACGGCAGCGGCGGTGGCGCTGCGCTCGGCAGGCCCCCAGGCGCGTCCGGCTGTGTCCCGGGCGCGGCAGAGCAGGAGGAGCACGCAATGA
- the dnaE gene encoding DNA polymerase III subunit alpha, with the protein MAFVHLHNHSDFSILDGATRIPDMVKRAVDLKMPAVALTDHGYMFGIPNLDLECRHYNDDAPAMVQWRHDVECFKKGWDLDEPEPDRPDAEPWQCAHAQWEGDVRAWEGSDHDLSAVQAHRAPLRIKPIFGCESYFITDDCIERGTKQRRYHLILLAKNETGYANLLRCMSIAAGHEMYYYKPRVTLDMLRRYSEGVICQSACVQGIIPQRILEGNVDEAREWARAFRGIYGDDFYIEIQDHGLSFRNGWDDRKLDEYLVRIARELDIKVVVTNDFHYLTREDAPTQDILSCIGKATTLDDPNRMRMEGSEFYMKSEQEMRELFSWIPEACDTTLEIADKCDFELDWSSMYLPNFPGLKSGETAEERFRTECERGLARRYGNDWRNVVINGINVQERFEYEYKVICDKGFANYFLIVQDYVQWAKDNGIGVGPGRGSAAGAIVAYAMNITSFDPLENNLMFERFLSPQRSEMPDIDMDFDDEHLQDVLQHVRDVYGEDHVCKVITYSTIKAKQAINDAARVLGQPVYVGQRLSKMLSNDPKLALGNALHKNEKRPDQYSPDFEDAYDKDPDAHHIIDAALSIEGLTRGEGVHACATLIAPTPVTDHVPTKLDTKGNVTITQYEGHSVADMGLLKMDFLGLRTLTVIDKALANIRHSHPAAADIEAMPRAVRACLKPDATCVDIDVDKIDFADPKIYELLGCGHTAGVFQVESDGMTATIKNMQPTEYKQIVALIALYRPGPLGAGMVDSYIKRMHGQERISYYDERLRPILEETYGTMVYQEQVMQISVKMSGFTPGESDSRMRKPVAKKKIKMLTGEVFHWEGNGADETIYDHWMNGAVTNGYRREVAQELWDNVLEFASYAFNKSHSAGYAILVMQTAWLKAYFPREYMASVLTSYMGKTDKIVHYVSACRHEGIQVLPPDINESGRDFTATADGIRFGFAGIRGVGEGPAEAIMTERAEGGPFKNLHDFVDRVDGGQANRRVVEALIKAGAFDATGYPRRQCMSFVDKLDPSNIIDAAAKRQRDRAAGQSSLFDMFGDVAGSGFEDDVPEPNDDEWDRHTKLAQEHEVLGIYVSDHPLRPFEYALSKARDCTIADLDTTVPFVDPVSGEAGTHPQVPDGKVIRLAGMVPTGGVAKKVTKRGDQMAIVTLEDMEGEVPVVVFPKTYKECAAALEGEVDLETGERVGDVFIKVTGKLERGDRGIQVIASTVEGMELNERSNRPKVLEVCMTPRQLSQDRIETLQSILSRYNGFDHVELLVEGASGGTMRMALPVKVDARNMVLIAEVRDLMGHDGHVQLV; encoded by the coding sequence ATGGCATTCGTCCATCTCCACAATCACTCGGACTTCTCGATCCTCGATGGCGCCACGCGCATTCCCGACATGGTCAAGCGTGCGGTGGACCTCAAGATGCCCGCCGTCGCCCTCACGGATCACGGCTACATGTTTGGCATCCCCAACCTCGACCTCGAGTGCCGCCACTACAACGACGACGCCCCCGCCATGGTGCAGTGGCGCCACGATGTGGAGTGCTTCAAGAAGGGCTGGGACCTGGACGAACCTGAGCCCGACCGTCCCGATGCGGAGCCCTGGCAGTGCGCGCATGCCCAATGGGAGGGGGACGTCCGGGCGTGGGAGGGGTCCGACCACGACCTCTCCGCCGTTCAGGCCCATCGTGCCCCGCTGCGCATCAAGCCCATCTTCGGCTGCGAGTCCTACTTCATCACGGACGACTGCATCGAGCGCGGCACCAAGCAGCGTCGCTACCACCTCATCCTGCTCGCCAAGAACGAGACGGGCTATGCCAACCTGCTCAGGTGCATGTCCATCGCCGCGGGCCACGAGATGTACTACTACAAGCCGCGCGTCACGCTCGACATGCTCAGGCGTTACAGCGAGGGCGTCATCTGCCAGAGCGCCTGCGTGCAGGGCATCATCCCCCAGCGCATCCTCGAGGGCAACGTGGACGAGGCTCGCGAGTGGGCGCGTGCCTTCAGGGGCATCTACGGCGATGACTTCTACATCGAGATACAGGACCACGGTCTCAGCTTCCGCAACGGCTGGGACGATCGCAAGCTCGACGAGTACCTCGTCAGGATCGCCCGCGAGCTGGACATCAAGGTCGTCGTCACCAATGACTTTCACTACCTCACGCGCGAGGACGCCCCCACGCAGGACATCCTCTCCTGCATCGGCAAGGCCACCACGCTCGATGACCCCAACCGCATGCGCATGGAGGGCAGCGAGTTCTACATGAAGAGCGAACAGGAGATGCGCGAGCTCTTCTCCTGGATTCCCGAGGCGTGTGACACCACGCTCGAGATCGCAGACAAGTGCGACTTCGAGCTTGACTGGTCCAGCATGTACCTGCCGAACTTCCCAGGGCTCAAGTCCGGTGAGACGGCAGAGGAACGCTTCCGGACGGAGTGCGAGAGAGGCCTGGCAAGGCGCTATGGCAACGACTGGCGCAACGTGGTCATCAACGGCATCAACGTGCAGGAGCGCTTCGAGTACGAGTACAAGGTCATCTGCGACAAGGGCTTTGCCAACTACTTCCTCATCGTGCAGGACTACGTCCAGTGGGCCAAGGACAACGGCATCGGCGTGGGGCCGGGCCGCGGCTCGGCGGCAGGGGCCATCGTGGCCTATGCCATGAACATCACGAGCTTCGACCCGCTCGAGAACAACCTCATGTTCGAACGCTTCCTCTCGCCGCAGCGCTCCGAGATGCCCGACATCGACATGGACTTCGATGACGAGCACCTGCAGGACGTCCTGCAACACGTGCGCGACGTCTACGGCGAGGACCACGTCTGCAAGGTCATCACCTACTCCACCATCAAGGCCAAGCAGGCCATCAACGATGCCGCCCGCGTGCTGGGCCAGCCCGTCTACGTGGGGCAGCGCCTCTCCAAGATGCTCTCGAACGACCCCAAGCTGGCGCTCGGGAATGCCCTGCACAAGAACGAGAAGAGGCCCGACCAGTATTCGCCCGACTTTGAGGACGCCTACGACAAGGACCCCGACGCGCACCACATCATCGATGCGGCCCTCTCCATCGAGGGGCTGACGCGCGGCGAGGGCGTGCACGCCTGCGCCACGCTCATCGCCCCCACGCCCGTCACCGACCACGTGCCCACCAAGCTCGACACCAAGGGCAACGTCACCATCACGCAGTACGAGGGTCACTCGGTGGCCGACATGGGCCTGCTCAAGATGGACTTCCTGGGTCTGCGCACCCTCACCGTCATCGACAAGGCGCTGGCCAACATCCGCCACAGCCATCCCGCCGCAGCCGACATCGAGGCCATGCCAAGGGCCGTCAGGGCCTGTCTCAAACCCGATGCCACCTGCGTGGACATCGACGTGGACAAGATCGACTTCGCAGACCCCAAGATCTACGAGCTGCTGGGCTGCGGCCACACGGCGGGCGTGTTCCAAGTGGAGTCCGACGGCATGACGGCCACCATCAAGAACATGCAGCCCACGGAGTACAAGCAGATCGTGGCCCTCATCGCCCTCTATCGCCCGGGCCCCTTGGGCGCCGGCATGGTGGACAGCTACATCAAGCGCATGCATGGCCAAGAGAGGATCTCGTACTACGACGAGCGACTGCGCCCCATCCTGGAGGAGACCTACGGCACCATGGTCTACCAGGAGCAGGTCATGCAGATCTCGGTCAAGATGAGTGGCTTCACGCCGGGCGAGTCAGACTCCCGCATGCGCAAGCCCGTGGCCAAGAAGAAGATCAAGATGCTGACAGGTGAGGTCTTCCACTGGGAGGGCAACGGTGCGGACGAGACCATCTACGACCACTGGATGAACGGTGCCGTCACCAATGGCTACCGGCGCGAAGTCGCCCAGGAGCTTTGGGACAACGTCCTTGAGTTCGCCTCCTACGCCTTCAACAAGAGCCACTCGGCGGGCTACGCCATCCTCGTCATGCAGACGGCCTGGCTCAAGGCCTACTTCCCGCGCGAGTACATGGCCTCGGTCCTCACGTCCTACATGGGCAAGACGGACAAGATCGTCCACTACGTGAGCGCATGCCGTCACGAGGGCATCCAGGTGCTCCCCCCCGACATCAACGAGTCCGGCAGGGACTTCACGGCGACGGCCGATGGCATACGCTTTGGCTTTGCCGGCATCCGCGGCGTGGGCGAGGGCCCGGCGGAGGCCATCATGACCGAGCGCGCCGAGGGTGGGCCCTTCAAGAACCTGCATGACTTCGTCGATCGCGTGGACGGTGGCCAGGCAAACCGTCGCGTCGTGGAGGCGCTCATCAAGGCCGGTGCCTTCGATGCCACCGGCTACCCACGCAGGCAGTGCATGTCCTTCGTGGACAAGCTCGATCCCTCCAACATCATCGATGCGGCGGCAAAGCGCCAGAGGGATCGTGCCGCTGGCCAGAGCTCCCTCTTCGACATGTTCGGCGACGTGGCGGGCTCCGGCTTCGAGGATGATGTTCCCGAACCAAACGACGACGAATGGGATCGCCACACCAAGCTCGCGCAGGAGCATGAGGTGCTCGGCATCTATGTCTCCGACCATCCGCTGCGCCCGTTCGAGTACGCCCTCTCCAAGGCGCGTGACTGCACCATTGCCGACCTCGATACGACCGTCCCCTTTGTCGATCCCGTGTCGGGTGAGGCGGGCACGCATCCCCAGGTGCCCGATGGCAAGGTCATTCGCCTCGCGGGCATGGTCCCCACGGGTGGCGTCGCCAAGAAGGTCACCAAGCGTGGTGACCAGATGGCCATCGTCACGCTCGAGGACATGGAGGGCGAGGTGCCCGTCGTCGTCTTTCCCAAGACCTACAAGGAGTGCGCCGCCGCCCTGGAGGGTGAGGTCGACCTCGAGACGGGCGAGCGCGTGGGGGATGTGTTCATCAAGGTCACGGGCAAGCTGGAGCGAGGCGACAGGGGCATACAGGTCATCGCCTCGACGGTCGAGGGCATGGAGCTCAACGAGAGATCCAACCGTCCCAAGGTCCTGGAGGTGTGCATGACGCCACGTCAGCTCTCGCAGGATCGCATCGAGACGCTGCAGTCCATCCTTTCCCGCTATAACGGGTTTGACCATGTCGAGTTGCTTGTCGAGGGGGCGAGTGGCGGCACCATGCGCATGGCCCTGCCCGTGAAGGTGGACGCGCGCAACATGGTGCTCATCGCTGAGGTCAGGGATCTGATGGGGCATGATGGTCACGTACAGCTGGTCTAG
- the ruvA gene encoding Holliday junction branch migration protein RuvA — protein MISQLTGSLVDVSPTSVVLDVGGIGFVLGVSATTVAALPQAGSAGITLLTRMVVKENAMELYGFASDDERAVFDRLITISGVGPKLALAVLSSFAPAALATIVTMQDVSRMAQVPGVGKKKAQRLLMELSDVFAKDATLRGLTGGQDVPSGAPSQPDASESTAEEATSALLSMGFTPQECDLALKGHDEAGATTLEQTIAYALRRLGGGA, from the coding sequence ATGATTTCCCAGCTCACTGGATCGCTCGTGGACGTGTCTCCAACGTCTGTCGTGCTCGATGTCGGCGGCATCGGCTTTGTCCTAGGCGTCTCGGCCACCACTGTGGCCGCGCTGCCACAGGCGGGCAGCGCCGGCATCACCCTCCTCACACGCATGGTCGTGAAGGAGAATGCCATGGAGCTCTATGGCTTTGCCTCCGACGACGAACGCGCCGTCTTCGACAGGCTCATCACCATCTCTGGCGTGGGACCCAAGCTTGCCCTTGCCGTCCTCTCCTCCTTCGCCCCGGCGGCGCTGGCCACCATCGTCACGATGCAGGACGTCAGTCGCATGGCCCAGGTGCCCGGTGTGGGCAAGAAGAAGGCACAGCGCCTGCTCATGGAGCTCTCTGACGTGTTTGCCAAGGACGCCACGTTGCGGGGGTTGACTGGCGGCCAGGACGTGCCATCCGGTGCGCCATCCCAGCCCGATGCGTCCGAATCGACTGCCGAGGAGGCCACCTCGGCGCTCCTCTCCATGGGCTTTACCCCACAGGAGTGCGACCTTGCCCTCAAGGGGCATGACGAGGCGGGCGCGACCACGCTCGAGCAGACCATCGCCTACGCGCTCAGGCGTCTGGGAGGTGGTGCCTGA
- a CDS encoding desulfoferrodoxin family protein yields the protein MSEPTFYRCNTCGNLVYVVNEGTCTPECCGEPMEELVADSTDAATEKHVPVIERSGETVTVKVGEIAHPMLEAHFIQWIALAYGEAVSFHHLEPGEEPVATFAGVPADAKVVAFEHCNLHGLWKAGA from the coding sequence ATGTCCGAGCCTACCTTCTATCGCTGCAATACGTGCGGCAATCTGGTCTATGTGGTCAACGAGGGAACCTGCACGCCCGAATGTTGTGGCGAGCCGATGGAGGAGCTGGTCGCTGACTCCACCGATGCCGCAACCGAGAAGCACGTGCCTGTCATCGAACGTTCCGGCGAGACCGTGACCGTCAAGGTCGGCGAGATCGCGCATCCCATGCTTGAGGCCCACTTCATCCAGTGGATCGCGCTGGCATACGGCGAGGCCGTGTCGTTCCACCATCTCGAGCCTGGCGAGGAGCCCGTCGCAACGTTTGCGGGTGTGCCCGCGGACGCCAAGGTTGTGGCCTTTGAGCACTGCAACCTTCACGGGCTGTGGAAGGCAGGGGCCTAG
- a CDS encoding UvrD-helicase domain-containing protein produces the protein MSGLDLSGLNDGQRSIVTTLDEPLFVEAGAGSGKTFTLTQRIAWALSEGSGPDGRPFLDDLSQVLVITFTRAAAREIRERVRSSLRALGLREAALSVDSAWISTIHGMCSRILKRHALDLGLDPGFSMASTNAADELRRRALWDVVGEAHRGTNESAALAAAFDQFDFGVQGPRGDSGVLGMVDDIMQAARRCGYDALTVPPAADVDELMGSLRASYGTLVADGLTDKARAVIGPSLEALDAFARLPPGRRTAEEARRVLERVSIPKGRPTCIKEALSAARADLARARLELALMDMRPVAKELIGLARAADERYAQAKREASLLDDDDLVTLALRAVTSSPEVARDYEGRFHLVMVDEFQDTDAQQLELITMLAGKGARHLATVGDAQQSIYRFRGADVSVFRGRGEALPSREHIRLSTNYRSHADVLSFVDRVCGGARGLLGGFMHLDADPGRPDGYHCPDIPRVSIEIASGTAALADRRRVLALGIADRLARYRQAGERPGDMALLLGTTSHAELYIDAIRACGLECIVTGGSTFTDAPEVRVVAALLHALANPRDTQTGLFPLLSSEMFELDANDFVQLGTRPQAVLDAPTKRPIDVGLRDMVFFHGDRPSRRLSRAHEVLCEACRLLSALPVADVCLRVIRGSGWLSRLEREGAAGRSREANVLAAVRYVRELTEDLGLGPARAALEFDRWLALAKVPPASLSGGETTAVRVMTIHASKGLEFPIVAVAECWDNPRMRSRVMMDGPGDAGTCPVVLMPKGVPRQSAASACDDPRTLGEWFSCLRGRSRAEEEAERTRLLYVALTRAREALIVGVYCNVTKRGLAPTLAGGLLDALYGGTLPGVGRSSLDFGGKAAASVRRVEVTKATGGPVVDSAGTLSLPEGGMSGTACSANDVPEARAFTFFGVESDAALPATTLWTPREGVFSYSSAHALMDDGAPAPSVRVGRAAQDEAAAAPDDADKATNLGSAFHELAQSLVECGADVPCAERVAASKRLWHLSERAGARLDAALARWCASSLRREVCRHGLVRAEVPFFLAVGSSFGDYVEGAIDLLATDPDAPDALVVDYKTGDRALTLAEIEARHRMQANFYAYVLMQCGMERVTCAFCCVELDAGELGGTPGEPVVVRYAFDGKHQPRIGQTGG, from the coding sequence ATGAGTGGCCTTGACCTCTCGGGCCTCAACGATGGCCAACGGTCCATCGTCACCACGCTGGACGAGCCTCTCTTCGTCGAGGCGGGTGCCGGTTCGGGCAAGACGTTCACGCTCACGCAGCGCATAGCGTGGGCACTCTCGGAGGGGTCCGGGCCAGACGGCAGGCCCTTCCTGGACGATCTCTCGCAGGTGCTCGTCATCACGTTCACGCGTGCCGCTGCGCGTGAGATCAGGGAGCGCGTACGCTCCAGCCTGCGTGCGTTGGGCCTGCGGGAGGCGGCCCTCTCGGTGGACTCCGCCTGGATCAGCACCATTCATGGCATGTGCTCGCGCATCCTCAAGCGCCATGCGCTCGACCTGGGGCTTGACCCCGGCTTCTCCATGGCGTCCACGAACGCAGCGGACGAGCTGCGCCGTCGGGCGCTCTGGGACGTGGTGGGCGAGGCCCATCGCGGCACCAACGAGAGCGCGGCGCTGGCAGCCGCCTTCGACCAGTTCGACTTCGGCGTACAGGGGCCACGCGGCGACTCCGGCGTCCTCGGCATGGTGGACGACATCATGCAGGCGGCTCGGAGGTGTGGCTACGATGCGCTGACGGTGCCGCCCGCCGCCGATGTCGACGAGCTCATGGGCTCCCTCCGTGCGAGCTATGGGACCCTGGTGGCCGACGGGCTCACGGACAAGGCCCGCGCGGTCATAGGGCCCTCCCTTGAGGCCTTGGACGCCTTCGCCCGGCTGCCGCCCGGCAGGCGTACGGCAGAGGAGGCACGCCGCGTTCTCGAGCGGGTGAGCATTCCCAAGGGTCGGCCCACCTGCATCAAGGAGGCCCTGTCCGCCGCCAGGGCCGACCTCGCCCGCGCCAGGCTCGAGCTCGCGCTGATGGACATGCGTCCTGTCGCCAAGGAGCTCATCGGGCTTGCCCGTGCGGCGGACGAGCGCTATGCGCAGGCCAAGCGCGAGGCCTCGCTGCTTGATGACGATGACCTCGTCACCCTGGCCCTGCGCGCGGTAACGTCGTCTCCCGAGGTGGCGCGAGACTATGAGGGCCGCTTCCACCTCGTGATGGTGGACGAGTTCCAGGACACCGACGCCCAGCAGCTTGAGCTCATAACCATGCTTGCGGGGAAGGGCGCCCGGCACCTCGCCACCGTGGGCGATGCCCAGCAGTCCATCTACCGCTTCCGTGGGGCGGACGTGAGTGTGTTCAGGGGTCGTGGGGAGGCGCTGCCTTCCCGTGAGCACATACGCCTTTCGACCAACTATCGCAGCCATGCGGATGTGCTCTCGTTTGTCGACAGGGTCTGTGGGGGAGCCCGAGGCCTGCTGGGGGGCTTCATGCACCTCGATGCCGATCCCGGGCGTCCGGATGGGTATCACTGCCCGGACATTCCGCGCGTGAGCATCGAGATTGCGAGTGGTACCGCCGCGCTGGCCGACCGGCGTCGTGTGCTTGCCCTGGGCATCGCCGATCGTCTCGCGCGCTACCGGCAGGCAGGCGAGCGGCCGGGGGACATGGCGCTCCTCCTGGGTACCACATCGCATGCCGAGCTCTACATAGACGCCATTCGGGCGTGTGGCCTCGAGTGCATCGTCACGGGGGGCTCGACGTTCACGGATGCCCCTGAGGTCAGGGTGGTCGCGGCGCTCCTGCATGCCCTGGCGAACCCGCGGGATACCCAGACGGGTCTGTTCCCGCTGCTGTCCTCGGAGATGTTCGAGCTCGACGCCAACGACTTCGTGCAGCTGGGCACGCGCCCGCAGGCCGTTCTTGACGCACCGACCAAGCGACCTATCGACGTCGGCCTGCGTGACATGGTCTTCTTCCATGGGGACAGGCCCTCCAGGCGCCTCTCCCGCGCCCACGAGGTGCTCTGCGAGGCGTGCCGGCTCCTCTCCGCGCTGCCGGTCGCGGACGTGTGCCTGCGGGTCATCCGCGGGTCGGGATGGCTCTCCCGCCTGGAGCGGGAGGGTGCGGCGGGGAGGTCGCGCGAGGCGAACGTGCTCGCGGCCGTCCGCTACGTGCGCGAGCTCACGGAAGACCTTGGCCTGGGGCCGGCACGGGCGGCTCTGGAGTTTGACCGCTGGCTCGCGCTGGCAAAGGTTCCCCCGGCGTCGCTTTCGGGCGGGGAGACCACGGCCGTGCGCGTCATGACCATCCATGCCTCCAAGGGCCTCGAGTTCCCCATCGTGGCCGTGGCGGAGTGCTGGGACAATCCTAGGATGCGCTCGCGCGTCATGATGGACGGCCCAGGCGATGCGGGCACGTGTCCCGTGGTGCTCATGCCCAAGGGCGTGCCTCGGCAGTCCGCGGCGTCTGCCTGCGATGACCCCCGCACGCTGGGGGAGTGGTTCTCCTGCCTGCGGGGGCGCTCGAGGGCCGAGGAGGAGGCGGAGAGGACACGCCTGCTGTACGTCGCGCTCACGAGGGCTCGTGAGGCTCTGATCGTGGGCGTCTACTGCAACGTCACCAAGAGGGGACTGGCACCCACGCTGGCGGGGGGCCTCCTGGACGCCCTCTATGGAGGCACGCTGCCTGGGGTGGGACGGTCCTCCCTCGACTTTGGGGGAAAGGCCGCGGCGTCCGTGCGCCGCGTCGAGGTCACGAAGGCGACCGGTGGTCCCGTGGTCGATTCCGCCGGTACGCTGTCCCTGCCGGAGGGGGGGATGTCGGGCACGGCATGCTCCGCGAACGATGTGCCCGAGGCGCGCGCCTTCACGTTCTTTGGGGTCGAGTCCGATGCCGCCCTGCCCGCAACGACCCTGTGGACGCCGCGTGAGGGGGTGTTCAGCTACTCCTCGGCCCATGCGCTCATGGACGACGGTGCGCCCGCCCCCTCCGTGCGGGTGGGGCGCGCGGCCCAGGACGAGGCCGCGGCCGCGCCGGACGATGCGGACAAGGCCACCAACCTGGGCTCCGCCTTCCACGAACTCGCGCAGTCGCTTGTGGAGTGTGGGGCGGACGTCCCCTGCGCGGAGCGTGTCGCCGCGAGCAAGCGCCTCTGGCACCTCTCCGAGCGTGCGGGGGCGCGCCTGGATGCGGCCCTTGCCCGTTGGTGTGCCTCCTCGCTGCGACGCGAGGTGTGCCGCCACGGCCTCGTGCGTGCCGAGGTGCCGTTCTTCCTGGCCGTTGGCTCCTCGTTCGGCGATTATGTGGAGGGGGCCATCGACCTTCTGGCCACCGACCCCGACGCCCCCGATGCGCTCGTGGTGGACTACAAGACGGGCGATCGCGCTCTCACGCTCGCAGAGATCGAGGCGCGCCATCGCATGCAGGCCAACTTCTATGCCTACGTGCTCATGCAGTGCGGCATGGAGCGCGTGACGTGCGCCTTCTGCTGCGTCGAGCTCGATGCGGGCGAGCTGGGGGGCACTCCCGGCGAGCCGGTGGTCGTGCGCTATGCGTTCGATGGAAAGCACCAGCCGAGGATCGGGCAGACCGGCGGCTAG